The DNA segment CGCCCACCGCGTCTGACTCACTCCCGGGCAGCCTTGACCCGGTTCTCCACGACACCGAGCACCATGTCGCTCGCCTTGCCCAGCAGCGCCAGCAGGACGATCGCCAGCAGCATCTGGTCGGTGCGGGACGTGTTCTGCCCGTTCGTCATCTGGAACCCCAGGCCGATCGAGGACGAGATCAGCTCGGCGGCGACGAGGAACAGCCAGCTCTGCGCCAGCGCCAACCGCAGCCCCGACAGCAGCGAAGGAGCGGTGGCGGGCAGCAGGATCGAGGTGAACAGCCCGACCCCGCGCCGGCCGTAGGCGCGGCCGACCTCGACGAGTCCGGGGTCGAGGTGCGTCAGCGAGGACAGGACGGTCGTGTAGACGGGGAAGAACGCCCCGATCGCGACCAGGGTGATCTTCGGGGGTTCCCCCAGGCCGATCCACAACCCCAGCAGGGGGACCCACGCCAGCGACGGCACCGCGCGCAACGCCGCGAGCGTGGGGGCGATCAGGTCGTGCACGAACCGGGACGACCCCGTCAGCCCACCGAGCACGAGACCGGCGGCGGTGCCGACCAGGAACCCGGTGAGGACCCGCTGCACGCTGATGGCGACGTTGACCTGGAGCTGCCCGGTGCCCCACAACTGCGTCGCTGCGGTCCACACGTCGACCGGCGGCGGCAACTGGCTGCGGCCGAACACCCCCGCGGCCGTCGAGGCCCACCAGGCGGCGAACAGCGCGACGGGCAGGAGCGCCCCGACCCACCAGCGCGACGCGCGCCGCGGGACCTGCGGGCTGTCCGCAGTCACCGGCGCGGCCGCGCCGGTGTCCGTCACGCTCACGACGCGGTCGCCTTCTGCGCGAACTCCGGCACCAGCAGCGTGTCCAGCGCCTCGTTCGCCGCGTCCTCCGACGGCACGTCGCCGGTCGCGACCATGAGCGGGACGATCCCCGACAGCACCGTGCGCTGCGCGTCGCCGGGAACCCCGTCGAAGTCGAGCGTGGTGCGTTCCAGCACGCGGGCGGCGACCTCGGGCGACAACTGCGCGGCCGTGCCGTACAGGGTCGCCAGGTCGGCCGGGTTCGCCAGCGCCCACGCGCGGGCCGTCGCGTAGGCGTCGACGACCTGCTGCACGAGGTCGGGGGAGTTCTGGATGAAGTCCTCCCGCGCGTTCAGGACGCCGTAGGTGTTGAAGTCCACGTTGCGGTAGAGCAGCTTCGACCCCGACTGGATCTCGGTGGCCGCCATGTTCGGGTCCAGGCCCGCCCACGCGTCGACGTCACCGCGTTCGAGGGCGGCGCGACCGTCGGCGTGCTGGATGTTGAGGAT comes from the Kineococcus mangrovi genome and includes:
- a CDS encoding ABC transporter permease, coding for MSVTDTGAAAPVTADSPQVPRRASRWWVGALLPVALFAAWWASTAAGVFGRSQLPPPVDVWTAATQLWGTGQLQVNVAISVQRVLTGFLVGTAAGLVLGGLTGSSRFVHDLIAPTLAALRAVPSLAWVPLLGLWIGLGEPPKITLVAIGAFFPVYTTVLSSLTHLDPGLVEVGRAYGRRGVGLFTSILLPATAPSLLSGLRLALAQSWLFLVAAELISSSIGLGFQMTNGQNTSRTDQMLLAIVLLALLGKASDMVLGVVENRVKAARE
- a CDS encoding aliphatic sulfonate ABC transporter substrate-binding protein; amino-acid sequence: MTAAGCVQGESSSGGVAPAAGASSSGGSSGGDRVRLDYALYNPLSLVIREQKILENAGLTVQWEQSLGSNKANEFLRNDNLDLASTAGSAVLQARTNGSPVQTVEVYSQPEWTALVVRGDSTVTDVAGLRGRKIAATTGTDPYFFLQQALAQAGLSGADVEILNIQHADGRAALERGDVDAWAGLDPNMAATEIQSGSKLLYRNVDFNTYGVLNAREDFIQNSPDLVQQVVDAYATARAWALANPADLATLYGTAAQLSPEVAARVLERTTLDFDGVPGDAQRTVLSGIVPLMVATGDVPSEDAANEALDTLLVPEFAQKATAS